In one Rutidosis leptorrhynchoides isolate AG116_Rl617_1_P2 chromosome 8, CSIRO_AGI_Rlap_v1, whole genome shotgun sequence genomic region, the following are encoded:
- the LOC139863235 gene encoding uncharacterized protein, giving the protein MLTKAATDKGLFKGVKIGNDNVQVSHLQYADDTIFLGEWSQKIDFSLQNLLKCFELVSGLKVNFHKSCLYGIGISIDEIGYVASRLGCKVGSFPFTYLGLPIGEKMNKLKNWNPVIRLEASPEALISEKVELGDAGPRLICDWIRTPTGRTEGELLELTNIIAGYNFDITTRDSFKWALSTDGKFTVNRLSSIIDAHSFSGNISAQETLRNSLVPKKLELLVWRANLKRLPVRVELDNRGIDLDSVRCPLCDEDLETIDHAFIFCNQVMDIWNRVFSWWGFGNISSFSINEILQDNVPVTS; this is encoded by the exons ATGTTGACAAAAGCAGCCACGGATAAGGGTCTCTTCAAAGGCGTGAAAATTGGAAACGATAATGTACAAGTGTCACATCTACAATACGCGGATGATACTATTTTTCTAGGAGAGTGGAGTCAAAAAATTGATTTTAGTCTACAAAATCTCCTTAAGTGTTTTGAATTGGTATCGGGTTTGAAAGTTAATTTTCATAAAAGTTGTTTGTATGGTATTGGCATTAGCATTGATGAGATCGGGTATGTTGCTAGTCGATTGGGTTGCAAAGTAGGGTCCTTCCCATTTACCTACCTCGGGTTACCTATTGGTGAGAAGATGAATAAACTAAAGAATTGGAACCCGGTTATAAG ACTTGAAGCTTCACCTGAGGCTTTGATCAGCGAGAAAGTCGAATTGGGAGATGCAGGTCCAAGATTGATATGCGACTGGATCCGTACACCTACAGGAAGAACGGAAGGCGAGCTTTTGGAACTAACAAATATTATTGCAGGTTATAATTTTGACATTACCACTCGGGACAGTTTCAAATGGGCGCTTTCAACCGATGGAAAGTTCACTGTCAATCGCCTATCCTCTATCATCGATGCTCACTCCTTTTCGGGTAATATCTCAGCTCAAGAAACTTTACGTAACTCTCTGGTTCCCAAAAAATTAGAATTACTTGTTTGGCGAGCAAACTTGAAACGTTTACCCGTAAGGGTGGAGCTAGACAATAGAGGCATAGATCTTGATAGTGTTCGTTGTCCATTGTGTGATGAAGACTTGGAGACTATAGATCATGCGTTTATATTTTGCAATCAAGTGATGGATATTTGGAATCGTGTGTTCTCTTGGTGGGGTTTTGGTAATATATCGAGTTTTAGCATAAATGAAATACTACAAGATAACGTTCCGGTAACATCGTAA